In one Alphaproteobacteria bacterium genomic region, the following are encoded:
- a CDS encoding CmpA/NrtA family ABC transporter substrate-binding protein: MTGIVLSIAATTAQAEMLDVEKDELTFGFIKLTDMAPLAVAYENGYFEDEGLFVTLESQANWKVLLDGVIDGKLDGAHMLAGQPLAATIGFGTEAHIITPFSMDLNGNGITVSNEIWALMKEHIPHDADGKPVHPISATALKPVVEKYRAEGKPFNMGMVFPVSTHNYELRYWLAAGGLKPGYYSPENVTGQIEADVLLSVTPPPQMPATLEAGTIYGYCVGEPWNQQAVFKGIGVPVITDFEIWKNNPEKVFGITAEFAEKYPNTTLALTKALIRAAQWLDENDNANRPAAVEILSRPEYVGADYEVIANSMTGTFEYEKGDKREVPDFNVFFRYHATYPYYSDAVWYLTQMRRWGQIAEAKPDGWYDEVARKVYRPDIYLEAARLLVEEGQVQEADFPWDSDGYREPQDEFIDGIAFDGRQPNAYLESFPIGLKGGQTVKGGSVGG, translated from the coding sequence ATCACCGGTATCGTTCTGTCCATCGCAGCGACCACCGCCCAAGCGGAAATGCTCGATGTCGAAAAGGACGAACTGACATTCGGATTCATCAAACTCACAGATATGGCGCCCCTCGCGGTGGCTTACGAGAACGGCTATTTCGAGGATGAAGGCCTGTTCGTCACGCTGGAATCCCAGGCGAACTGGAAGGTCCTGCTGGACGGCGTCATCGACGGCAAGCTGGACGGCGCCCACATGCTGGCCGGTCAGCCATTGGCCGCGACCATCGGTTTCGGGACCGAAGCCCATATCATCACGCCCTTTTCCATGGATCTGAACGGCAACGGCATCACCGTGTCGAACGAGATCTGGGCGCTGATGAAGGAACACATTCCGCATGACGCGGACGGAAAACCGGTCCACCCGATTTCGGCCACCGCGCTGAAGCCGGTCGTCGAGAAATACCGGGCGGAAGGCAAGCCGTTCAATATGGGCATGGTCTTCCCGGTCTCGACCCATAATTACGAACTGCGCTACTGGCTGGCCGCCGGTGGGTTGAAGCCCGGCTATTACAGCCCCGAAAACGTCACCGGCCAGATCGAAGCGGATGTTCTGCTGAGCGTCACGCCGCCGCCGCAGATGCCGGCGACATTGGAGGCCGGCACCATCTATGGCTATTGCGTCGGCGAGCCCTGGAACCAGCAGGCGGTCTTCAAGGGGATCGGTGTTCCGGTCATCACGGATTTCGAAATCTGGAAGAACAATCCTGAGAAGGTCTTCGGCATCACCGCCGAGTTCGCCGAGAAATACCCGAACACGACCCTGGCCCTGACCAAGGCGCTGATCCGTGCGGCCCAATGGCTGGACGAGAACGACAACGCCAACCGGCCGGCGGCGGTCGAAATCCTGTCGCGTCCGGAATATGTCGGCGCCGATTACGAAGTCATCGCCAATTCCATGACCGGCACCTTCGAGTACGAAAAGGGCGACAAGCGCGAGGTCCCGGACTTCAACGTCTTCTTCCGCTATCACGCGACCTATCCGTACTATTCCGACGCCGTCTGGTACCTGACCCAGATGCGCCGCTGGGGCCAGATCGCCGAGGCCAAGCCGGATGGCTGGTATGACGAGGTCGCCCGCAAGGTCTATCGCCCGGACATCTATCTGGAAGCCGCGCGCCTGCTGGTCGAGGAAGGCCAGGTCCAGGAGGCGGATTTCCCCTGGGACAGCGACGGCTATCGCGAACCGCAGGACGAATTCATCGACGGCATCGCCTTCGATGGCCGCCAGCCCAATGCCTATCTGGAAAGCTTCCCGATCGGCCTGAAAGGCGGCCAGACCGTCAAGGGAGGAAGCGTCGGCGGCTAA
- a CDS encoding LLM class flavin-dependent oxidoreductase, giving the protein MKFSLFAHMERITPDQPHEVLYQEFLDLCRMADEGGMHAIWTGEHHGMEFTIAPNPFISLVDLASRTKNVRLGTGTIVAPFWHPIKLAGEAAMADLITGGRLELGIARGAYSYEYERLSPGLDAWDAGQRMRETAPLLRQLWSGDCAHEGIYYNFPSTTASPKPVQKDGPPIWVAARDPNSHQFAVDNGFNVQVTPLWQGMDEIESLMDKFNGACNGRNDRPKIMLLQHAYVAGSRADAEEAAQAFSRFYCYFGAWFKNEKPVRQGLIETLSEEEIASNEMMAPAKMRANLAIGTAQEVTDRLKRYEDLGYDEFSFWIDSGMSAERKRASLARFIDDVMPAFA; this is encoded by the coding sequence ATGAAGTTCTCATTGTTCGCCCATATGGAACGGATCACCCCCGACCAGCCGCATGAGGTTCTGTATCAGGAGTTTCTGGATCTGTGCCGCATGGCCGACGAAGGCGGCATGCACGCGATCTGGACCGGCGAGCATCACGGCATGGAATTCACCATCGCGCCCAACCCCTTTATCAGTCTGGTCGATCTGGCCAGCCGGACGAAGAATGTGCGTCTGGGCACCGGCACGATCGTCGCGCCCTTCTGGCACCCGATAAAACTGGCCGGCGAGGCAGCGATGGCGGATCTGATCACCGGCGGCCGGCTGGAGCTGGGTATCGCGCGCGGTGCCTATTCCTACGAATACGAACGGCTGTCCCCGGGCCTCGACGCCTGGGATGCCGGTCAACGCATGCGCGAGACGGCACCGCTGCTTCGTCAGCTGTGGTCCGGCGACTGTGCTCATGAAGGCATCTACTACAATTTCCCCAGCACCACCGCCTCGCCGAAGCCGGTGCAGAAGGACGGCCCGCCGATCTGGGTCGCCGCGCGGGATCCGAACAGCCATCAATTCGCCGTCGACAACGGCTTCAACGTTCAAGTCACCCCGCTGTGGCAGGGCATGGATGAGATCGAAAGCCTGATGGACAAGTTCAACGGCGCCTGTAACGGCCGCAATGACCGCCCGAAGATCATGTTGCTGCAGCACGCCTACGTCGCGGGGTCGCGGGCGGATGCCGAGGAAGCGGCCCAGGCGTTCAGTCGGTTCTATTGCTATTTCGGCGCCTGGTTCAAGAACGAGAAACCGGTTCGCCAGGGATTGATCGAGACCCTGTCGGAGGAGGAGATCGCGTCGAACGAGATGATGGCACCCGCCAAAATGCGCGCCAATCTGGCAATCGGTACGGCTCAAGAGGTAACAGACCGGCTAAAGCGGTACGAAGATCTCGGCTATGACGAGTTCTCGTTCTGGATCGACAGCGGGATGAGCGCGGAGCGCAAACGGGCCTCGCTGGCGCGTTTCATCGACGACGTCATGCCGGCCTTTGCGTAA
- a CDS encoding flavin reductase family protein, translating to MSAIDGHALRRAFGAFPTGVTVVTARADDGTPVGFTANSFCSVSLDPPLLLVCPGRSLNSFPVFETCRHFAVNVLSEGQEAVSNTFAGFKGDRFAAVTWQDDAVCCPLIDGAAAQFSCSAHERVDAGDHMILIGQIDTFTHAGTRGLGYAAGGYFSLGLERRAEAAPPPGRRAFAGAILEHGDNLLLEETPNGFRPLQIALDSRVGAREAIRRHLTETGIEAEVGPVYSIFDDRGSGESFTYFRAVLAGPAPYRTGRWVPAEAIGGLRHISSAHADMLRRYALERQTRCFGLYVGDEAAGDIHAFPQEALR from the coding sequence ATGAGCGCAATCGACGGCCACGCCCTGCGCCGGGCCTTCGGCGCCTTTCCCACCGGGGTGACGGTCGTCACCGCCCGTGCCGACGACGGAACGCCGGTCGGCTTCACCGCCAACTCTTTCTGTTCCGTCTCGCTGGACCCGCCCTTGCTGCTGGTCTGCCCGGGACGGAGTCTGAACAGCTTCCCTGTGTTCGAGACCTGCCGCCATTTCGCGGTCAATGTCCTGTCGGAAGGACAGGAAGCCGTTTCGAACACCTTTGCCGGTTTCAAGGGGGATCGCTTCGCGGCAGTTACCTGGCAGGATGACGCGGTGTGCTGTCCGCTGATCGATGGCGCCGCGGCCCAATTCTCCTGCAGCGCGCACGAACGGGTCGACGCAGGCGATCACATGATCCTGATCGGCCAAATCGACACTTTCACCCATGCCGGCACGCGTGGATTGGGCTATGCCGCCGGCGGCTATTTCAGCCTGGGCCTAGAACGCCGGGCGGAGGCCGCGCCGCCGCCCGGCCGTCGTGCCTTCGCCGGGGCCATTCTGGAGCACGGGGACAACCTTCTGCTGGAAGAAACCCCGAATGGCTTCCGGCCGCTGCAGATCGCCCTGGATTCCCGGGTCGGCGCCCGCGAGGCGATCCGCCGACATCTCACCGAAACCGGAATCGAGGCGGAGGTCGGGCCCGTCTATTCGATCTTCGACGATCGCGGCAGCGGCGAATCCTTCACCTATTTCCGAGCGGTCTTGGCCGGCCCGGCGCCTTATCGCACGGGGCGCTGGGTCCCGGCCGAGGCGATCGGCGGGCTGCGCCACATATCATCCGCCCATGCAGACATGCTGCGCCGCTATGCGCTGGAACGACAGACCCGGTGCTTCGGCCTCTATGTCGGCGATGAGGCGGCCGGCGACATCCACGCATTTCCACAGGAGGCACTCCGATGA
- a CDS encoding alpha/beta hydrolase, giving the protein MTSTIPLRSETRQGIAYLRAGTGMPVILLHGVGLRAEAWQSQFEGLSAGHELIAPDLPGHGGSAPISVPAPDLRGFADRIGEAIAETARVPALIAGHSMGAMIALDLAIRRPDLCCGVVALNAIFQRPDAARQAVLARAEALAKSDDSGVEAPLRRWFGDCPDGRNRAAADACRNWLSTVDRTGYAAAYGAFARHDGPSPVALRGLSVPALFLTGAQDPNSTPAMSEAMAALVPDGRLRIVDGAAHMVPMTHCETVNAALAEFFAECRGTEGAA; this is encoded by the coding sequence ATGACGTCGACAATCCCGCTTCGGTCTGAGACCCGGCAGGGCATTGCCTATCTTCGGGCAGGCACCGGCATGCCGGTGATCCTGCTCCACGGGGTGGGTCTGCGTGCGGAGGCTTGGCAATCCCAGTTCGAAGGACTGTCCGCCGGCCACGAACTGATTGCCCCGGACCTGCCCGGCCATGGCGGCAGCGCGCCGATCAGCGTCCCTGCTCCGGACCTCCGGGGTTTTGCCGACCGCATCGGGGAGGCCATTGCGGAGACAGCCCGGGTCCCCGCCCTTATCGCCGGTCATTCCATGGGCGCGATGATCGCGCTGGACCTCGCGATCCGCCGTCCCGATCTGTGCTGCGGTGTCGTTGCATTGAACGCGATCTTCCAACGGCCAGACGCGGCACGTCAGGCGGTACTGGCGCGGGCCGAGGCACTGGCGAAATCTGACGATAGCGGGGTCGAGGCACCGTTGCGCCGTTGGTTCGGCGATTGTCCCGATGGCCGCAACCGGGCGGCAGCGGACGCCTGCCGCAATTGGCTCAGCACCGTCGACCGCACGGGGTATGCCGCCGCCTATGGCGCCTTCGCTCGGCATGACGGTCCTTCACCGGTGGCCTTGCGCGGCCTGAGCGTGCCGGCCCTGTTCTTAACCGGCGCACAGGATCCCAATTCGACCCCGGCGATGTCCGAAGCCATGGCGGCGCTCGTGCCGGATGGGCGACTGCGGATCGTCGACGGGGCCGCGCATATGGTTCCTATGACCCATTGCGAGACCGTCAACGCTGCGCTGGCAGAGTTCTTCGCGGAATGCCGCGGCACGGAGGGGGCGGCATGA
- a CDS encoding ANTAR domain-containing protein: MTNAETSRLRIAVIEKDRDRAMMIVDGLREAGEYEVSVIGEESGFARRIEDLKPDVVLIDLENPSRDVLEGLALASTPLDRPVAIFVDRSDTQLTRAAIEAGVSAYIVDGLRKERIKPVLDAAIARFGMISRMRKELDATKAALAERKTIDRAKGILMRARGLSEEEAYTLLRRTAMDQGRKIGDVASAIVTAAELLR; encoded by the coding sequence ATGACCAACGCCGAAACCAGCAGATTGCGCATCGCCGTAATCGAGAAAGATCGCGACCGGGCCATGATGATCGTGGACGGGCTGCGCGAGGCCGGAGAATACGAAGTTTCGGTCATCGGCGAGGAATCCGGTTTCGCCCGGCGCATCGAAGACCTGAAACCGGATGTCGTCCTGATCGACCTGGAGAATCCCAGCCGCGACGTGCTGGAAGGGTTGGCGCTGGCCTCCACACCGCTGGACCGGCCGGTGGCGATATTCGTCGACCGCAGCGATACGCAACTGACCCGCGCGGCGATCGAAGCCGGGGTCAGCGCCTATATCGTCGACGGCTTGCGCAAGGAACGCATCAAACCCGTGCTGGACGCGGCGATCGCGCGTTTCGGCATGATCAGCCGGATGCGCAAGGAGCTGGATGCGACCAAGGCGGCCCTGGCGGAACGCAAGACCATCGATCGCGCCAAGGGAATCCTGATGCGCGCCCGCGGCCTGTCGGAGGAGGAGGCCTATACCCTGCTGCGTCGGACGGCGATGGATCAAGGCCGCAAGATCGGCGATGTGGCGAGTGCCATCGTCACCGCGGCGGAGTTGCTGCGATGA
- a CDS encoding amino acid synthesis family protein — protein MKPEIRKLVTVEEETWIEGFKPASQPWRMFAVAAVVRNPWAGRYVEDLSPEIQAFGPVLGELLTDRITRLAGGADAIEAYGKAAVAGLDGEIEHASGLIHTLRFGNHYRQAVCAKSYLAFTNTRGPANAPIAVPLMDINDAGRRSHYLTVQFAIPDAPRSDEIVVVLGGATGGRPHHRIGDRYKDLEAMGHDVDNPASV, from the coding sequence ATGAAACCGGAAATCCGAAAACTGGTCACCGTCGAAGAGGAAACCTGGATCGAGGGCTTCAAGCCGGCGTCGCAGCCCTGGCGCATGTTCGCCGTCGCCGCCGTGGTACGGAACCCCTGGGCCGGACGCTATGTCGAGGACCTTTCACCGGAGATTCAGGCCTTTGGTCCGGTTCTCGGCGAGTTGCTGACCGACCGGATCACGCGGTTGGCGGGCGGTGCCGATGCCATCGAAGCCTATGGCAAGGCCGCGGTGGCGGGGCTCGACGGTGAGATCGAACACGCATCCGGGCTGATCCATACCCTGCGCTTCGGGAACCACTACCGCCAGGCGGTTTGTGCGAAGTCCTATCTTGCCTTCACCAACACGCGGGGCCCGGCGAATGCGCCGATCGCGGTGCCGCTGATGGATATCAACGATGCCGGTCGACGCTCCCACTACCTGACCGTTCAGTTCGCTATCCCCGACGCCCCGCGCAGCGACGAGATCGTTGTCGTCCTGGGCGGCGCGACCGGTGGGCGGCCGCACCACCGCATCGGTGACCGATACAAGGATCTGGAGGCGATGGGCCATGACGTCGACAATCCCGCTTCGGTCTGA
- a CDS encoding CmpA/NrtA family ABC transporter substrate-binding protein, which yields MSLRRLECGFIPLIDSAPLVIARELGFAREEGLDLQLRAQPSWSAVRDKLALGRLDAAHLLAPVPIAMSMGLGGMALALDALSVLSMNGNVVGVSRRLARRMADAGAPGDFSSAAEIGRALIRVCDKPLTVGVPFPFSMHAELLYYWLGALGLKAPQDLIVRTVPPPQMAEAIEAGTIEAFCVGEPWGSVAVARGYAELILPGAAIWNFAPEKVLAVRKGWAEREIEATSGLMRAVWRAARWLGDSANIMTAAEIMSGADYLNLSSEMIERTLQGRLLVNASGEERVTPRFIEFFDGAATFPWRSQAVWIASRLARRNGLDLEEAAAVARGCFRPDLYRTCLDSAGADMPGASEKLEGALDMRSPVASSTGEMYLGPDLFFDGRVFDPIVISV from the coding sequence ATGAGTTTGCGGCGACTGGAATGCGGCTTCATTCCGTTGATCGACAGTGCGCCACTGGTCATCGCGCGCGAACTGGGCTTCGCGCGGGAGGAGGGGCTGGACCTGCAGCTCCGGGCGCAGCCGTCCTGGTCCGCGGTGCGCGACAAGCTGGCGCTCGGCCGGCTGGATGCAGCGCATCTGCTGGCCCCGGTGCCGATCGCGATGTCGATGGGGCTGGGCGGCATGGCGCTGGCGCTCGATGCGCTGTCCGTCCTGTCGATGAACGGCAATGTCGTCGGCGTCTCCAGAAGACTGGCGCGCCGCATGGCCGATGCGGGCGCGCCCGGCGATTTCAGCTCTGCAGCGGAAATCGGCCGCGCCCTGATCCGGGTCTGTGACAAGCCGCTGACCGTCGGAGTGCCGTTCCCGTTCTCAATGCATGCGGAACTGCTGTATTACTGGCTCGGCGCGCTGGGTCTGAAAGCGCCGCAGGATCTGATTGTCCGGACCGTGCCGCCGCCCCAGATGGCGGAGGCCATCGAAGCGGGCACGATCGAGGCGTTCTGCGTCGGGGAGCCCTGGGGATCCGTTGCGGTCGCGCGAGGCTACGCAGAGCTGATTCTGCCCGGTGCCGCGATCTGGAACTTCGCGCCTGAGAAGGTGCTGGCGGTGCGCAAGGGCTGGGCGGAGCGCGAGATTGAGGCGACGTCCGGTCTGATGCGAGCGGTGTGGCGCGCGGCACGCTGGCTGGGCGATTCCGCCAATATCATGACGGCGGCGGAGATCATGTCCGGCGCCGACTATCTCAACCTTTCTTCGGAAATGATCGAACGCACGCTGCAGGGGCGGCTGCTCGTCAACGCCTCGGGGGAAGAAAGGGTGACACCCCGCTTCATCGAATTCTTCGACGGTGCGGCAACTTTCCCCTGGCGCAGTCAGGCGGTCTGGATTGCCAGCCGGCTGGCGCGTCGGAACGGGCTTGATCTGGAAGAGGCGGCGGCGGTGGCGCGGGGTTGTTTCCGCCCGGACCTGTACCGGACCTGCCTGGATTCTGCGGGCGCCGACATGCCCGGCGCGTCGGAAAAACTGGAAGGCGCTTTGGACATGCGCTCCCCCGTCGCGTCGTCGACCGGCGAGATGTATCTGGGGCCGGATCTGTTCTTTGACGGGCGCGTTTTCGACCCGATCGTCATTTCGGTCTGA
- a CDS encoding LysR substrate-binding domain-containing protein produces the protein MARALPPLTWFRAFECAARHLNFTAAADELGLTQSAVSQHVRSLEMRFGVPLFLRKPRGLALTDAGRRLLPYATKAISSLTAATAVFEPVRPDGVLTVATSLSFAQWYLAPRMSAFLDAHPGVQIRIRSTLWPDDFVLSDADVDIRFGSKELVGEGAVPFLEDRLVPVCTPKLLTGSLTWEEVRGLRLIQAVGTSDSWHSWAEHNGLEAPVEIAQLVDSYGLAVDMARCGAGVALTSAILAAPCLADGSLVVAYDRSAPARDGYHMAVRNRRSDAIPELFSHWLSNEVKSCVRTVPSSLMSS, from the coding sequence ATGGCGCGCGCACTTCCGCCGCTGACCTGGTTCCGCGCGTTTGAATGCGCGGCAAGGCATCTGAACTTCACGGCGGCGGCTGACGAATTGGGACTGACGCAATCGGCGGTCAGTCAGCATGTTCGGTCGTTGGAAATGCGGTTCGGGGTGCCGTTGTTCCTGCGCAAGCCGCGCGGCCTGGCCTTGACGGATGCTGGCCGCCGTCTGCTGCCCTATGCGACCAAGGCGATCAGCAGTCTGACGGCCGCCACGGCGGTATTCGAACCGGTTCGGCCGGATGGTGTGCTGACTGTCGCGACCAGCCTCAGCTTCGCCCAATGGTATCTGGCCCCCCGCATGTCGGCCTTTCTCGACGCCCATCCGGGCGTCCAGATCAGAATACGCAGCACCCTCTGGCCGGATGACTTTGTCTTGTCGGACGCCGACGTGGATATCCGGTTTGGATCAAAGGAACTTGTCGGGGAAGGGGCCGTACCATTTCTGGAGGACCGTTTGGTGCCGGTATGCACGCCGAAACTGTTAACTGGTTCCTTGACCTGGGAAGAGGTACGGGGATTGCGGCTTATTCAGGCCGTTGGTACGTCGGACTCTTGGCACTCCTGGGCAGAACACAATGGGCTGGAGGCACCCGTTGAAATTGCGCAGCTCGTAGATTCCTATGGTCTGGCGGTCGATATGGCGCGCTGTGGGGCAGGGGTAGCCCTGACAAGCGCGATTCTGGCTGCCCCCTGTCTCGCAGATGGCAGCCTCGTGGTCGCGTACGATCGGTCGGCGCCTGCGCGGGACGGATACCACATGGCAGTCAGGAACCGTCGTTCAGACGCAATCCCAGAATTGTTTTCTCACTGGTTGTCGAACGAAGTGAAGTCCTGTGTGCGGACGGTACCTTCGTCATTGATGTCGTCCTAA